ACTGGCCTTCCAGTCGGGCAACCGCGTTATAAGACAGGTCGTAGCCATACTGGAAAAACATGAACAGGTAAAGACCGGTCAGGCCAACGATTAGCAGCAGAAAGAAGGCAATGGTGCCGGTATGGTAAAAGGGGTTGAATTGCAGGCTGCCAACCAGCCGGTTGACGGGGCGTTCGACGGCCAGGGCTATTCTTTCCAGGCCGTGCGCCCAGGCTGTTTGCTGCGGCCGCCAATGGGCGAGGGTGTGGGGAGAACGGCCGTTCTCCGGGAACGTCCCGACTCCGGTGTCCAGACGTCACACATGGCGCTGGCTGCGCCACCAACAGCATCCCAGGATACGTCGTAGGGATGGTCGGCTTCGTACTCAGCTTCGGCTGACTGGCAATATCTCGGGCAGAGTGAGAGATGGGGGAGAGACGGCCGTTGCCACCTGGCAATCACTCGCGGCATCCACTCCTGGCAATACTTCCGGCTCCGCCAGTTTCCTTCGCATGATAGACAGACAAAAATGGCTTTGTGCCCCAAGCTCTTGCCCGGAGTCACAAAGCCACATTCTTTAACCAGCCAACACAGCTTCGACTATTTCAGCGTCAGCATATAAGCAACCAGATCGGCGATCTCTTGCTCATTCAGTTCCGCGCCAAAATTCTGGTACATCACGCCTGGCGTAAATCCGTCTACAATGTGCACATCTGGGCTGAGAATAGATTCATGCAGATACTCTTCGGCCGTTTGACCTTCCGTATAAGTAGCGGCGCGTGTGCCAACGCCAGCATGGGAAGGGCCAACCACCACAACCCCCGCTTCCAGCGAGTGACAGGTAATACAACCAGGCGCACTGGCCGAACCAATCGTG
This DNA window, taken from Candidatus Leptovillus gracilis, encodes the following:
- a CDS encoding cytochrome c; translation: MRKFWMVVVLVIALSMVLAACGGGGSSEPEAVGVVGNPARGEKLYAQTTIGSASAPGCITCHSLEAGVVVVGPSHAGVGTRAATYTEGQTAEEYLHESILSPDVHIVDGFTPGVMYQNFGAELNEQEIADLVAYMLTLK